The sequence AGAAAAAGAGTTCGCCTTCTTGCACGGTGGGCTGACGAGCTTAAAGTTGGTGATGATTGGGAGAAAAATGCTCTTGATAGAGAGACGTGGATGAGGCCTATACTCTATAAGAGGTCCTTggtaattatttctttatacattttttaagtgTGTGTACTTACTAAATAGTAAAGATGAATGTATCAAGGAATAaatgctttattattattattttttctattcaaAATAATGGCTTCTTACGAATGTCTACGTACGAAATGGTTAAGTGAGTCTATGGGCGACAATTTCGTTTAAATTGTTTCATTGTTTTCCCTTGTTTGATACaacttgaattaattaaaaaattcatccattcgttttttttaattaattgttttaaattaaataaattcaagttAGATTAGttgtgcattttaaatataattttaatatgggTTGTGATACCGTAAGGACATTATTCAGActggttttaattattaatgacaTTTGTCCGTGTCATTGACTTACTAGTCTGTGCcttatagaataaaaaatgttctataaaatttaCCGCAATTTTCGTCAACGTTGACAATGTTCTGTAGAATTAAGGAGAAATAATGTAAACAACACAACTAAAAAAATCAACAGTTTCAGATCGGACCAATAATAAGTGCTTTTAAAGAACAACTTACCTAAAGAACAACTTCATAACTTCCCCAAGGAAGCCAAAGTTTTGTAAAGGATGGGCGTGCACTTCGCAAATTGCACGCAAAAGACACTCTTTTCCATCTAAGCCAAAATTGGCTAATAGGTCTTCTGCAATTCCATACATGAGGGCTCTGAAAAAAACATAATCTTTATATGCATTTTCCAATTAGGTTTCAGGCTTTTTATGAGATAGCTTTCTAATTTTAGCATAAAATATTCGAAACCTTTGAGTTTAAAACTATACAAATTGAAGAAAGCCTTGAGATCTCTAGCTGGTGTCACGTtcttatacaaattgttaaaTGGTGAATACAGAACAGAAACCTCTTACAGAACATATCGTCTCttattcatttcaaaattaGCAGAACTTTCCAAATTCTGTCTCTaaaaaccaacctaggagttcaggcacctctcaTTAGAATTCTTCGAGAATATAACAGAACTAGATGAAAACCCGGCTTCGCTCGGGTGAAATTTGACTCATAATACACATCTAGGTGCAAAATGTAGGTAGATATTTCTGTAGTCATCGGTTctcaaagaatattaaatatagattCGTATAGCATCGTTCGTTGTGTTTAAtacatatagtaaataaaaactgcAAAAGTTTttacacaaattatttttattttaaatcaacatTCAAAATAAACTAAGACAACTAAGactaaattaacaaaacatatttataaggtAACAGAATAAACACTACTTATCCAGAGCTTGATATATttggtagtgggctgatcaatttaaaaaaaacattgttaagtAAGTACCTATCTGATACCTAATCCGCTTTTTtgcttgtaatttttttttaataagcaaAATAATTACTAGTACTATCAAAACTTGGAAGGGTAATATTTTCATTgtcgttttaattttttgttacatgtttaccataattatcatatatttgAGAAAatatagcttgtaacatatactgtagatatatcaaaatttatgatgtggtgaactttacttaaataaaaaaaaacctttaagtttttgaagtcggttacTAAACAAAATTGCTTGTTTGTATGACATTTAACCTGCCACATAATCGTACATTGCACGTAGCCTACTTAGAAAGGAGTACGGAACTAGGCTTGTACAGGTTTTTCCAAGTGTAAAAAGTGTACTATCAAAATGACCCGGACACATAGTCCTCTGTACTTAAAGCATTATTtgcatttgtatttaataatatctattttattaatattattacgacGTACGGAGAGACCACGGCACTCCACTTGCTACGATCCTAcctctctcgcttcatccactttcatgacaATCACCATGCATTCTCGTCGGTTATGGATACAATATCTATATTCAATAATATAGATAGAACCATACAAATTGTGTACCTTTGATAAttctttatctatttattcatttccatatattaaaatttgcagtatttatttacatgtaCTGGGATATTAAAACGAATTcgatagaaaatttaattatataactgaataatttttattttctaatgacTTGAATTAAAGCTCTATGTCTTTCATATGGGGCAGAGGGCATCCAGCGTAGAAAACCTTATCAGTCCTGGGCTGCTCTCTGAATTTCTCTTCACGTCATTCCAGCTTCCTCCGCCTCTGTAATGATGCTTCGTTGCGAGGTCTGTTTTGGGCGGCAACGtccttttttgtatataattggggggcaaacgagcctacgggacgcccaagatgggcagtcatcgcagcccttGGCCCCCCCTTTTTAGTGCGTGCGTactgcgttgccggcctttaaggcTACCTCCCTCTATATATACTCGAATAGTATACTcgaatttttaacatttggaggtcgtatctctcagggaagacccccacagGGAGTCGAtaccacagttcgctagttttGCTCACTCCTTTTGCCTTGAGGATTTCAGTCGATGGCTTGCTTGACAATGTGACTTGGACTTGGAATGGAGATTCTCTCGTTCTCTCTCGGGCCAGAATATTCCaaggatttttataaaattaccgAAAATTATCAGCATTTCTTATTGACACTAAAAGATCGTATTTATAAAACGAAACCTTTTAATAAACAACGGAACAGCATCGTTGATTCAGAGACAATTTCCTGATCTGTCAAATGGTCTACTGAACTTTTCCCTGACGTAAGTTATCTGATTGTAATTGTGGTTTCCAATTAGTTTTCTTCCAGCGTACTTCCTACACGTAACATGCAAGCCGAATATTATCGCGTGCCGAATTCACTGtccttattagtattagtGAAAGTAACGGGTGTGTGTTATTGTCACTTGACCATCCTCATTGCTTCGAAATCGTCCTTTATCACTTTTACAGCTTTATTTTGACAGGGATGACTTCATGGTAAGGTAAGGTACCGTTTAGTGTATATTGGTTAAGGGGTCAAATGTTATTTGACCATATTTCttctgtttattaaattttatttttatgattcaatatttttgaagttatacttctttaggcgcgttatgaaaaattgatgagagtgaaattttacgaagCGCGGGCGCCGTTACACaatattaacagaatgaagttgcccacggaagatgctacggcattggacataatttaaaaacaacattcgaataataatagaatttatgttacactaagagaataataataaatatttatttatttaatttttcaaatgtaaactgaactttattgactataatgactcgttttccagtctttgtttatttaattgtaattaattatttgcttgcaatcaaaaactatatttaataattccaAAGAAGTACTTACAACTTCTtagcgcgtacataagtacacgcaccctttttttacttatacttATACATCTGCCCAAACACGGAGGACTTTTTTATAGACTTCAATTAGCTGGGACTACATTCCATGGGAAGCCGAACCACCCTGTGTTGCAGGCTGCTAAACTTAACTACTACTAATTGTTTCCTTGTCTCTTTGACTAACGATTGTGTACCTTTTGTCGTCATTACGTCTGAGTCACGTATAAATCGATGTATGTACTCTGGCTtactatttattgttaaaaaactatataacAACGACAACGAAACCGTTCTTTATGCTTATGTACTTACGTTACTTCACAATAACAAAACCAATTAAACTCatgttttgataatatttatcaaaatataataaataacaaacaatttattacaacaaataataccaaaatatattcttacctTTCTCCGCCATGAAATCTGTCAAGAACCAGCTTCTCAGCTTCAGGCGGTATCATTTTGTCTGTGGATCGTTTTCCCCGTCTATGATCCAGATATTGGCCAACATAGTCTGCCATTAGAGAGGCCGCTGTGCTGCCCATAGACCGCGCAAAAATTGGCGGCAAATCACCGTACGGGTTTTCGTTATCTGTCAATCCCAGTTTATCGAAGTCGACtggaatttattaattgtttatttttagcagtggtataataaaaaaaaatgtctatatTTCTACTTATCTATTTCGCTACTtctagttaaaaatataaccaatCTACTGTTAAAATTACGATACTTTTAAGTCTACTTcagatttttttagtatttagccataataaaagttattctTTAAATTGTCTGCaatcgtaaatttataattatatattaaaataacggTGCAACTCAGctgcaaaattattattaatgattgaCTCTGATTACggctgtaaataaaataatgttagtaACATAACTTATCAATATAAACTACGTAAGTATTTTaagtgaaatattataatgtctAAGCTAAAATCTATTATCTATTATCTACGTTTCTACCTTAGCTACATTAGAATACTGCTATATTAATTTGTTCTACAACACTTCTACGtagcttttatttaatactgacTTTTACATTCCAGCTGATACATTATTGTACCTGTAAAATCatgttctttttattttactaatctCACGTTTCTGCTTATTACTGCGACGTTATTATACTTCATACATAACGCTTGtacaataatttaacttttttaatcattGACCTGTCCCAGTTTCGCACGGCTGGACGTTCGTatgttttggaaataaatatagcctacATATGTATCTTGGGTAGTAGCATTCTAATGGTGAATTATTGAAATCGCTCCattagtttttgagtttattcattgcattttttccgctttataatattagtatatattcTTCTTTGTATACATAATAAGACCATTCGTGTGCTCAGCAGTCGTGGTAGCGAGAGACTTGCCAAGTTCTCGCGTAATTCAAAggcaatttatttcattaaataactGGATAATCATTAAAACTAAAGTAGTCTTGTTACGTAATAATTTCACAGAAACAGACAAATATCTCtcgtatataattatttgtgaaCGAGATAATTTCCCGCGCCTGTTCATCTGAACTAGATTTATTGAACTAGTGCGGCGAGTGTCACtcttacatatttaatttatttctgcAAATAGATTTGAATCACGTGCTGAatataaaacaacaataaaacatgaacatataaataacactTACTTGTAAACGGGAAACTTATAGTCATATTTGAGAGGAATCCTTTCGGTGGATGCCTCACAAAAGGCATCGATATCGAAGGAGTAATTGCCATAGTAGTTCCCGGTGGTAGTGCTAAGCGACCATCGTTGGTTATCCATAGAATCCTCTTTTGCCGCGAATGAGGGATATTTTCTTTGGCTTGCTCCTCGTGAATATTTGGTGCGGCAATCGGCAAGAGAGCAGCTAAGGCTATACTCAAAAGGATTCTAGGTATTTTCTCCATTGTCATCTGAAAAGTTAAGTTGAAAATCTAAAATCCTTTCTTCAAATACAACCTTTTTGATTATTCGGCTTGAGACAGATTGTCAAAATTATCTGTTATCATATTTGTCattgttacatttttatatctacATTTTCATGTTTTAGACggttttatatattcttatatttcTGATTAGTATTATCAGGAATGGATTTGCCGCAGTGCAAACATATTCGTTTAAGACGAATTTTAGACGGTACAGTAGATGTCGAAACGTTTGTTAAATCTTTAGAAAATCGATACAAAATTGATATCAGATCCATACCCCAATGggaagatttaataaaatctctgTACAATGGGAAACATGAGTTGAAACATAAATTAGAAGCTGCTCTTAAGCGTAAGAAAAGTATAATTGAAAAACTATACATTCAAAACTACCGAGATTCGCCATTTGTTTTGACCGATAAGTTAGCAAGAACAGCAAAGGTCTGGAAAGAAATAGATTCGAGTAAAAACAAGAAACTAACAATTCAAATTGAGAATCTATCTGAATCTATACTTTCATTAAAGCATAAAGATTATGAAAGTGAGGAATCAATAGATGAAGAGAGTGATATAATAAGATCAACAGCACATCCCAATACAGAAGTTGTTGAGGCTAGAGACAACGTAAAAGATAAACTAACTGATGTCGAACTGGAAACGCAATCCGAAATCTCAACCAAACTGCCCGTAATTATTTGTACCAATCCACATAAGCTAATTTCCCCATTAAGATCACAATGTACACCTCTTACTTATAATTCACCTAAATCTTCGTCTGTAACAGTTAAAGACTACGCagaggaaaaaatatatactcaaACCAAAGCGATTAGATCCTATCCAGAAGAAATTCATATGTACTACAACAGTATGCAGTTTAATAATGAACAGtttataaagtttacattGAGGAACTGCACGAATGATTGGGCCTTTGTTCGTTTTGTAAGCCTAACTAATAAACATCtactaaaaaatatcaagCTCAGACCGCTCACTCCTGTAAAATTATATGCAGGCCTATCAAAGGTATACTCGTTAGGGTTTAAGT is a genomic window of Pieris napi chromosome 2, ilPieNapi1.2, whole genome shotgun sequence containing:
- the LOC125056798 gene encoding uncharacterized protein LOC125056798 isoform X1; its protein translation is MTMEKIPRILLSIALAALLPIAAPNIHEEQAKENIPHSRQKRILWITNDGRLALPPGTTMAITPSISMPFVRHPPKGFLSNMTISFPFTSTIMYQLECKIDFDKLGLTDNENPYGDLPPIFARSMGSTAASLMADYVGQYLDHRRGKRSTDKMIPPEAEKLVLDRFHGGERALMYGIAEDLLANFGLDGKECLLRAICEVHAHPLQNFGFLGEVMKLFFSPTKSPYASLLDEYVTAQKAGESGGECWPYYRLCPKSIFQSTQNKYAEDAEKFHRQENIDENNIESKAM
- the LOC125056798 gene encoding uncharacterized protein LOC125056798 isoform X2 — encoded protein: MTMEKIPRILLSIALAALLPIAAPNIHEEQAKENIPHSRQKRILWITNDGRLALPPGTTMAITPSISMPFVRHPPKGFLSNMTISFPFTIDFDKLGLTDNENPYGDLPPIFARSMGSTAASLMADYVGQYLDHRRGKRSTDKMIPPEAEKLVLDRFHGGERALMYGIAEDLLANFGLDGKECLLRAICEVHAHPLQNFGFLGEVMKLFFSPTKSPYASLLDEYVTAQKAGESGGECWPYYRLCPKSIFQSTQNKYAEDAEKFHRQENIDENNIESKAM